In the genome of Arachis hypogaea cultivar Tifrunner chromosome 9, arahy.Tifrunner.gnm2.J5K5, whole genome shotgun sequence, the window tagaatccaacaaagattaccTAAAAACATACATGCTAAGaaagcatttaggcaataaggggcagcaatgtatagtaaacaaaatcaataatccaacacttataatgaaaaagagaaaatgaaatgaaaactaaactaaaactaactaatcgactaaccaactaactaattaactaactaaaataaatggttatcaatggtgtttggaggtgttggatgaggggtaggagaagggaagaagagaggagaaggaaagaaatggaaatagGATAAGAAAAGAATTGTGGTGAAGGAaggaaatccgcgcgtacgcgcgcatggcgcgcgcgcgtcgatggcttatttcgagagtggcgcgtacgcgtcatgtcgcGTGCGCGCAAGTGGTGTTGTGCCAAAAGCACAACGTTGGCGTGGTgtaggcataactctctggaaaatgtatggaatgtggaacttctcaatccacgcgtacgcgtcatgtgcgcgtactatgcacgtgcgcgccaccatacgtgtagcaattatggcaaatcttatatcgtttcgaagccccggatgttagctttctaacccaactggaaccgcatcatttggacctctgtagctcaagttatggttgtttaagtgcgaagaggtcggcttgacaactttccgattctttcatttcttcatgagttctccaacttttcatgcttctttcttcatttccttgatccaatctttgcctcctaaaccttaaatcacttaacaaacatatcaagacatctaatggaatcaaggagaattagatttagttattttaagacctaaaaagcatgttttcactcttaagcacaattaaaggagaagttataaaaccatgctatttcaatggataaatgtgggtaaaaggttataaaatcccctaaaaccaattcaagataaaccctacaaatggggtttatcagataTATATAGAATATAGATTATGAATCggatataaagaaataaaagagtcgTTATCTAATTAGTATTTATGATTGTTAATTTACTTAGATAAAATGAACATAACTAATAGGTTAATTGACCTCAATATTTAAATTAGTATCTTTTTAGAGTGCACCAATAttcataatatttataaaatataagtgatgaatcatatataaaaaaaaaaagttactatATGGTTAATGTTTATTGTGGTTAGCTTAATCATATCAAGTTTAGAGTTAATCAATTgaaatataaactttaaaatgaaaataagaaattTGCTCACAGGATATCCGCAATGTTTAGTTAAAGAAATTTGCTGACTGGATCCTTAAGTTAAGTGACGGATTATTAGGAGACAATTCCGATGGTGAATCGGTGATTAGGATACCAGAGAAGTTGCTATTTAATTTTGAGTCACCATCTCTTCACGATTTGGTGTTGTTCATTTAGCCTGATATCTTACTACATATTTCTAGCGTGGACTAATTTAAGGACAGGAGTATATTGGCACCGATACTTGATGTTGTAACCGAAGTTAACAATCATGTTATATCTTTGTTTTCTGGCAATGAAAATGTTTACTTGAGGTCTGATACACTGCTTAATGAAAACGGTCACTTACAATCTGAATTATACACAATGAGCACAGAGTCGTTGAATACATTGATTTATTCTGGTATTCCACAACACAAGTTAGTGCTTAAGATTGGTGTACCTGTCATGCTTCTTCATAATATTGTCCAATCCAGTGGATTGTGCAACGGTACACGAATGCAAGTTAGGCGACTTGGTGATCATGTTATTGAGTGCGTCATCTTAGCAGGACGAAATGTTGGTCAAGTTGTTTTTATTCCAAGAATGAACATGATCCCCAATAATAAAACCTTACCTATTAGGTTTACTCGAAGGCAGTTTCTATTTGTGCTTTGCTTTGCAATGACCATAAATAAGTCCTAAGGACAGACACTCACAACTGTTGGTGTGTATCTTCTAAGGTTTGTTTTCACACATGGTCAGCTTTATATTACACTCTTTCGAGTCAATAGTATGTCTGGTCTTAAGATCTTAGTTGTTAATTCTAATGAAAAAGCCTCAAATCATACCCTTAATATTGTGTACAAAGAGATTTTTGTCAatttattttctgccattcagTCATTACTGTAATATTCAACGTAGCTGATGTTATATCTCCGTACTTGGCACGAGACTTAAAACTAATAATTCTTAAGACTAcgtttattttctgaaattagAACCGGAGAGTGGATGACTAGAACTATTGAATATattaaaatgaagagaaaaggaTAACATTTAATTTTGTTGTGATTTTAAGACATAATTAAATTGTTATCTTTAGATAAATATTTGTTcacataattattattaaattgataataatactcttttaaaatataataaaacttaaaaacttttcacttaataataataaaaaattctttacCCTAttgaacaaaaaattaatattcacACTTTTTTATGTGCatataaaataatgaataataatatattaaacttttttttaatctttCTAATATCATCAttacaaatatatgtaatttatattatatctttTGATTAAAAGACACATATATTAGAGTTGTAGgtgttctaaaaatattttctatgcaatatatattgtcttatttaatatttattaattttaataataattaataaataataaataaaataaattttagctattcttaattaatttttttttgttattaaatattatcGTATTTATAATGGGTTATGACTTTTCATCACTTGTATGGATGGGTATAATGTTTTGCTCAGAAACCAAGAGTCCTATATGACTGTTGGATAAAAAAATATCACAAGAATAATATATTAACTGTtaacttaaatattaataaattaatattaatatattaaatttgtaaatatttttttagattaaatatTGTGTTAGATgatcataaattaaaattaacattttaatTCTAATACGACACaaaattttagtcttttatttaatattttcataaaGTAGAAAtacataaaactaaaatttttagagtggaaaataaagttttaataatatttttttaaaaaatactataattttaactttttaaattttaaatacattttttaatttttatatttatcttaaactaaataTGAT includes:
- the LOC140175222 gene encoding uncharacterized protein; translated protein: MEATKTVAEKCILGFKRELATHGEEPGRGVTEFCGDGSSVQWRFGATAAQGDNSDGESDRSILAPILDVVTEVNNHVISLFSGNENVYLRSDTLLNENGHLQSELYTMSTESLNTLIYSGIPQHKLVLKIGVPVMLLHNIVQSSGLCNGTRMQVRRLGDHVIECVILAGRNVGQVVFIPRMNMIPNNKTLPIRFTRRQFLFVLCFAMTINKS